The Breoghania sp. L-A4 sequence CACCTGAAAGGCGCAGTTCGCACAAGCTGCTGAGCGAGTTCGGGATATTGCGCAAACGCTACTTGGGCCAGCACCTGTGGGAGAGGGGCTATTGGGTGGTGACGAGCGGCAATGTGATCGACGACATGTGGGCCGAATACATCAAGAACCAGATTCCGCCCGAGCCCCACGACGACTTCAACGTCACGTGATCTCGCACCGAGTCCGCCGAAGAGCGGACCGATCCGGCTTTGAGCCGTAACCCGAAGCCACCGCCTTTCAGGCGGTGGAGCATTCACACCTACGGCCCCGTAGGTGCAAACGAGGCGCATATGTGTTGTGGTAAGCGGCAATACAGCAAAGGATTTGACAGAGGGGGGTGTGTAAATGGGCTTGTTCAATAGGCTGACTGGCGGTGGTGAAACCACTCTCGACTCGAAGTCGGCCATCCTTCTCGCGTGCATCACAATGATTGCGGCAGATGGTGATATTGACGACGATGAAATTGCCATTCTACGGAGGATTGATGGTTCCCGCCAGACACCCGCTTGGGACAATGCACTAAAGGCCTGGAAGAAACATGATTTCGACGAGTGCATTGCGCTTGTGGCTAAATTCGTTGACCGGTCGCATGTCAACCCCCTCATGGCCAACTTGATCGACATCGCTATGGCCGATGGGCACTTGGCAGGCAGAGAGAAACAGCTTCTTGAGGCATACATGGAGGCGTTGTCGCCTGATCAATCCCGTGTCGAGGTGTATGTCGAAGTGATCGGAGAGAAGAACTCCATATCGACAATCTAGGCCGTTTGGTTTTGATCGACGAGAGCTACAAATGAAGGCAGGTGAGGCCATGGGGTACCATATCCGAGAACTAATTTCTCTGGGAGCAAGGTTCGGCCAGGCGGTTCTCGCCGCGCCGTGTATTGCGCTTCCGTCGGAGCGATTTCCGCGCAGGATGTTCCGGCGGAAAGGCGACAATAAGTGCGGTCGCTGCAATGGCAGCGGTAAAGTCAAAGATCACACCTAAAAATCAGACGCACGAGGGGAAAATGGCGGGGGAACTCAGCTTTTCAGACCTAAGTCGGGTCCATTGGCGATCGACGATCAAACTTACCGTGGCGCGAGGTTTTGCTGCCGGTCTAATTTGGGCAATTGCCGTCTCGCTTGGGCCAGGCGCGCCTGTTCATGTGGTTTTAGCCTACCCAGTCTTTTTGGCAATTGCGGCGCTTCCACTAGCTCTTGTGCTGCATTTCGTCGGTATGGTTTTTGGCGCTTTTATTCCGCTTCTAGGCCTATGGTTTCGATTCATTGGTTCACTGATGATCTGTATTGGCGATCCGATCGTGTATCTGATCAACAGGTCATTCCCTGCCCTTCTGAACATTGCCGATCTGAGTTTTTTCGACTTCAGGCCGATGATATTCATCACATACCCTGATTGACGAGGATGAAGCAGCATATTCGTGCGGAAGACTTTGATATTGTCGAGGATCGGATGATCCTCGGTGGTCGAGTTTTCGAGGGCAATTCCGTGGTTTTTGCGCATGTGGAGAAACGTATCTCCGCGGAGTTACTCGGCTTTTGTTCTGCGATTGTGATCTGTGTTGGTGTCGGCACCGTAGTGGTCAGCAACGCACCCGGTGCAGCGATTGCTCTGTTCGCGGTGGCTGGGCTATTGTCATTCGGAGCATATCGTGAAATTCGCCGTCCTTTTGTGCTTGTGGTGGAATTCTACCAGATCGGACTATTCGAGGTGCGTGGTTTCACAATGCATGAAGTGGTGGTTGTCGAGGGGGTGCTGGATGAACTTCGCAGGGGCAGCCGGGGAGAGGCCTGGAGGAAGAGCGGGAACGCTACGGGAGGCGCATATAGCTGATTGGTATGCTGCGATAGGTAATTTTCTGGGATTTCAAGGTCGTAAGCTCACGAAGCCTATGCAGATTGCGAGCGCGGGAAGCATGGTATGACGAACGCACGTGTCTCTGCAAGAACGTCGCAACGTCTGAATGCGTTCGTATTCGACACCATTCCCGATGTCCAGAACTGGGAGCAGGTCATCAAGGAAATTCTGAATCTGACCGGTGCGGCAAAAGGTATCCTGGCCCTGCGTGCCAATCGCGATGCAAATTTCAGAATACCGGCAAGGGTGCTTTCCAGTCCCCTGATCGTCAATTTCGACCTTGAGTATGTGGAGAGCTTTATCGAGCGCTACGCTGCAATCGACCCATGGACGCCCATCGAGGAAGCACATCCGCCGATAGATCCATACCCTCTATCGAAATATCTTGACCTCGTGAGTCTGAAGGCGAGCGAGTTCTGGGAGTGGCTGGCTCCACAAGGCATTAGCGACACGATAGTCGTCAAGATCGGTGAGACAGAAGGACACTGGGTCGGTCTAAACATCTTCTTCGACGGCACGGATGTCGCTGTCCGCGACAACGTGATGGCCCTACTGGAGGACGTACTCCCGGCGCTTCGCCGAGCTTGGGAGATTGGCGAAGTTCATCGACTGTCGTCGCACCAAGCTGGCGTGCGTCTGAATGAAATTTCGTTCATGCCGATGGCGGCGTTTTTCTGCCGGGCAGATGGTACGACAAACATGGTGACCAACAGGCTGCGGCAGTTGGCGGAGTTCCAGCCCGACCTCTTTCGTTCGATCGAGCCAATTGTCCGATTTCAGTTACAACAGCACCAGGAAGTACTCGTGGGCCTTCTCACTAAGGCGACTCGGCTCGGGGATACGATTGCTCAGGACCTGGTTTGCGGGGACCGTAATATCAACCTGTCGGTGTCATGCGTAACAGCATCTGAGGATGTCATCGGCCGCCGGACCGAGCAATTCTTGGGGGTTTTTGCCGATCCGTTGTTCGAAGGGCGGAAAAAGATTGAGGACCGTGCCCTGGTCAGCGAATTGACTCTCCGAGAAAGGGAATTGTTAGAGTATCTGCGCGATCCGGAAAATACGATTTCTGGATTTTCAAAGGAAACAGGAATAAGCTCTCACACGGCGGATTTTCATTGGAGAAATTTGAAGAAGAAACTTGATGTCAATAGCATTTTTGCGCTGAGAACGTTCTTAAATAGTCGATGGTAAATTCGTGTTACGTATAACTGGTTTTCGCTCCTGGTTTTTGTACAGCCATTTCTCGATGGCGGAACCTCTGCCTGCCGTTGATATGTGGCGAGGTGCCGGCCATGTGCAAATATCAACGGCCCGATTTCAGCGCTGGGCATCATAGGGCTATGGCGCAAACATAGTGCTCATCACTATCGGTCGCGGCCCGCCACTATTTCGCTCGCGCCGATCTCACTTCGTTCGACGGCTCCGCGGGGGCGCCCATTCGGGCGGCCGCGCCGTCGCGTGTTCGGCTCCGAGTTCGAACTTCGTTCCGAACTTGGGGCTACCATTTCGTTGTCCGACCCGGGCACACAGGCAGCAGATTGCACCTGAGACATGGGTGGCAACCTCGTGCCGAACGGGCTGTCGATTGCCTGCAGGGTTCTCTGTTCCAAGTCGGTATGTCGCAGATCGCAGTGCATGAAGCTGACGCGCCAAATGCCGTCGTCGATTTCCTTGATCCCGAGCTTCTGACCGGCGGCGCTTGCACCCCTCGCCCGGATTCCCGCCGTCATCCTTGTATTGCTGCGGATCCGTTACGGTCTCTTGTATCCGCGCGAGCCGACGCGGCGGCATGCAGCCTGGCGGCAGGCTGCCGCGCTGACGCTTTGAACTGCGCCCCAAGCCATGACATACTCGGGCTCGGGAATGGTGGGTGCGTGTCGGTTGCGACTTGCAAGGCCGCCTCCGTAGGAATGCGGGCCGGGGGAAGGCGGGATGGTTTTTCGGGGGCGCACGGCACGGGCCGCGGCACCTAGGCACCATGACTAAATAATTCGTTTTCTTCGGCTTTTTCGAATTTTGGGCCCCCATTTTTAAATTGACGCAACGGGGCTTTGTTGAAATCATGCCTCTGTAGTTTTCCTGAGGCCGGGCACGGGCGCATCATTTTTCATGATCGGTTCGAAGCATATTTTCATCATCGGAAGCTGCAAGGCATCCGGTGCCGCCCTCACCACGATCAATGGCGTG is a genomic window containing:
- a CDS encoding TerB family tellurite resistance protein, with the protein product MGLFNRLTGGGETTLDSKSAILLACITMIAADGDIDDDEIAILRRIDGSRQTPAWDNALKAWKKHDFDECIALVAKFVDRSHVNPLMANLIDIAMADGHLAGREKQLLEAYMEALSPDQSRVEVYVEVIGEKNSISTI
- a CDS encoding helix-turn-helix transcriptional regulator, encoding MTNARVSARTSQRLNAFVFDTIPDVQNWEQVIKEILNLTGAAKGILALRANRDANFRIPARVLSSPLIVNFDLEYVESFIERYAAIDPWTPIEEAHPPIDPYPLSKYLDLVSLKASEFWEWLAPQGISDTIVVKIGETEGHWVGLNIFFDGTDVAVRDNVMALLEDVLPALRRAWEIGEVHRLSSHQAGVRLNEISFMPMAAFFCRADGTTNMVTNRLRQLAEFQPDLFRSIEPIVRFQLQQHQEVLVGLLTKATRLGDTIAQDLVCGDRNINLSVSCVTASEDVIGRRTEQFLGVFADPLFEGRKKIEDRALVSELTLRERELLEYLRDPENTISGFSKETGISSHTADFHWRNLKKKLDVNSIFALRTFLNSRW